One Mycobacteriales bacterium DNA window includes the following coding sequences:
- the pcrA gene encoding DNA helicase PcrA codes for MPYDDFAPAVLAPAGPSVDRLLEGLNPQQREAVVHEGSPLLVVAGAGSGKTKVLTTRIAYLLAARGVQPGEVLAITFTNKAAGEMKERVSGLVGRRSFAMWVSTFHSACVRILRAEAKKLGFTQSFSIYDQSDSQRLMTLVCRDLDLDPKRFPARQLSNQVSDLKNELVDWETARDRADNVVQKQVAEVYASYQARLRQANAMDFDDLIMTTVSLLQAFPDVAEHYRRRFRHVLVDEYQDTNHAQYTLVRELTSPVGDLGAAELCVVGDADQSIYAFRGADIRNIMDFEKDYADARVVLLEQNYRSTQTILSAANAVIAKNPDRKDKRLWTDSGDGERIVGYVADNEHDEAAFVAGEVDRLTDDHQVKPSQVAVFYRTNAQSRSFEEVFIRVGLPYRVVGGVRFYERKEVKDALAYLRVLANPADVVSLRRIINTPRRGIGDRAEACLDAFAARERIGFHEALTRCEEVPGIATRSASAVTAFADLMEELRTLVVGGMPPAEVLEAVLDRSGYLGELAASVDPQDESRVENLSELVGVAREFSERVPDGGVQEFLEQVSLVADADTVPGEGDGVVTLMTLHAAKGLEYPVVFLTGLEDGVFPHERVFGDERELQEERRLAYVGITRARERLYLSRSATRSMWGQTRYNPASRFLDEVPAALVEWQRAESTIAQAPAMAAVASRVMGTPRGRTAGPGLRPIPALDVGDRVTHDTFGLGTVTALRGAGDSMQAEVDFGAGTGAKWLLLRYAPVEKL; via the coding sequence TGCTGGAGGGCCTCAACCCGCAGCAGCGCGAGGCCGTCGTCCACGAGGGCAGCCCGCTGCTCGTCGTCGCCGGTGCCGGCTCGGGCAAGACGAAGGTGCTGACGACCCGCATCGCCTACCTGCTGGCCGCCCGCGGGGTGCAGCCCGGCGAGGTGCTCGCCATCACCTTCACCAACAAGGCCGCGGGCGAGATGAAGGAGCGGGTCTCGGGCCTGGTCGGCCGCCGCTCCTTCGCGATGTGGGTGTCGACGTTCCACTCCGCGTGCGTGCGGATCCTGCGCGCCGAGGCCAAGAAGCTCGGCTTCACGCAGTCGTTCTCGATCTACGACCAGTCCGACTCGCAGCGCCTCATGACGCTGGTCTGCCGCGACCTCGACCTCGACCCGAAGCGCTTCCCGGCGCGCCAGCTGAGCAACCAGGTCAGTGACCTCAAGAACGAGCTGGTCGACTGGGAGACCGCCCGCGACCGGGCCGACAACGTCGTGCAGAAGCAGGTGGCGGAGGTCTACGCGAGCTACCAGGCGCGGCTGCGGCAGGCCAACGCGATGGACTTCGACGACCTCATCATGACGACGGTGTCGCTGCTGCAGGCCTTCCCCGACGTGGCCGAGCACTACCGACGGCGCTTCCGTCACGTCCTCGTCGACGAGTACCAGGACACCAACCACGCGCAGTACACCCTGGTCCGTGAGCTGACCTCGCCGGTCGGTGACCTCGGGGCGGCCGAGCTGTGCGTCGTCGGTGACGCCGACCAGTCGATCTACGCCTTCCGGGGCGCCGACATCCGCAACATCATGGACTTCGAGAAGGACTACGCCGACGCCCGCGTCGTGCTGCTCGAGCAGAACTACCGCTCCACGCAGACCATCCTCTCGGCGGCCAACGCGGTCATCGCGAAGAACCCCGACCGCAAGGACAAGCGGCTGTGGACCGACTCCGGTGACGGTGAGCGCATCGTCGGTTACGTCGCGGACAACGAGCACGACGAGGCCGCCTTCGTCGCGGGCGAGGTCGACCGGCTCACCGACGACCACCAGGTCAAGCCCTCGCAGGTCGCGGTCTTCTACCGCACCAACGCGCAGTCGCGGTCCTTCGAGGAGGTCTTCATCCGGGTGGGCCTGCCCTACCGCGTGGTGGGGGGCGTCCGCTTCTACGAGCGCAAGGAGGTCAAGGACGCCCTGGCCTACCTCCGCGTCCTGGCCAACCCGGCCGACGTCGTGTCGCTGCGGCGCATCATCAACACCCCGCGCCGCGGGATCGGCGACCGCGCCGAGGCCTGCCTCGACGCCTTCGCGGCCCGTGAGCGGATCGGCTTCCACGAGGCGCTGACCCGCTGCGAGGAGGTCCCGGGCATCGCGACCCGCTCCGCCTCCGCGGTGACCGCCTTCGCCGACCTCATGGAGGAGCTGCGGACCCTGGTGGTCGGCGGCATGCCTCCCGCGGAGGTGCTCGAGGCGGTGCTCGACCGCAGCGGCTACCTCGGCGAGCTCGCCGCGTCGGTCGACCCGCAGGACGAGTCGCGGGTGGAGAACCTCTCCGAGCTCGTCGGGGTGGCCCGCGAGTTCTCCGAGCGGGTGCCCGACGGCGGGGTGCAGGAGTTCCTCGAGCAGGTCTCGCTCGTCGCCGACGCCGACACGGTCCCCGGCGAGGGGGACGGCGTCGTCACGCTCATGACGCTGCACGCCGCCAAGGGCCTGGAGTACCCCGTCGTCTTCCTCACCGGGCTCGAGGACGGGGTCTTCCCGCACGAGCGCGTCTTCGGCGACGAGCGCGAGCTGCAGGAGGAGCGACGGCTGGCGTACGTCGGGATCACCCGCGCGCGCGAGCGGCTCTACCTCTCGCGCTCCGCCACCCGCTCGATGTGGGGACAGACCCGCTACAACCCCGCGTCGCGGTTCCTCGACGAGGTGCCGGCCGCGCTCGTCGAGTGGCAGCGCGCGGAGTCGACCATCGCGCAGGCCCCGGCGATGGCGGCGGTGGCCTCACGGGTGATGGGCACGCCGCGCGGTCGCACCGCCGGCCCGGGCCTGCGGCCGATCCCGGCGCTGGACGTCGGCGACCGCGTCACCCACGACACCTTCGGGCTCGGCACCGTCACGGCGCTGCGCGGAGCCGGCGACTCGATGCAGGCCGAGGTCGACTTCGGCGCCGGGACGGGCGCGAAGTGGCTGCTCCTGCGCTACGCGCCGGTGGAGAAGCTCTAG
- a CDS encoding alpha/beta fold hydrolase, producing the protein MQDPRPALRRAGATTRRGVRTVCSPAGLRGTGTEVAWVAAHAAMYPLGVLSERSRITVREELERFSLGDLPPAQRGLLMGDIVAAGTPILLVHGLVDNRSIFTLLRRALRRRGFGRVLTVNYSPFTHDVRSAAARLARLVEKTCEETGYERVHVVGHSLGGVVARYYVQRMGGDARVHTLCTLGSPHAGTVAARLLPTELVRQLRPGSSLMTELAEPAPGIRTRFVSFWSDLDQLIVPKRSARLDHPDLSVRNVLLRGVGHMSLPIDGRVVHEIATLLSHLDHDGATILSGITPIEATVPAPAPVPEPRRTLAVLGRLRRGTAPA; encoded by the coding sequence GTGCAGGACCCACGGCCCGCGCTGCGGCGCGCCGGGGCGACGACCCGACGCGGCGTCCGCACCGTCTGCAGCCCCGCGGGGCTGCGCGGCACCGGCACCGAGGTCGCATGGGTCGCCGCGCACGCCGCGATGTACCCGCTCGGCGTGCTGTCGGAGCGCAGTCGCATCACGGTGCGCGAGGAGCTCGAGCGCTTCAGCCTCGGCGACCTGCCGCCGGCCCAGCGCGGACTGCTCATGGGCGACATCGTCGCCGCGGGCACGCCGATCCTGCTCGTGCACGGCCTGGTCGACAACCGCTCGATCTTCACGCTGCTGCGCCGTGCGCTGCGCCGCCGCGGCTTCGGCCGGGTCCTGACGGTCAACTACAGCCCCTTCACCCACGACGTGCGCTCGGCCGCCGCGCGCCTCGCCCGGCTGGTCGAGAAGACCTGCGAGGAGACCGGCTACGAGCGGGTCCACGTCGTCGGGCACTCCCTTGGCGGTGTCGTCGCGCGCTACTACGTGCAGCGGATGGGCGGCGACGCGCGCGTCCACACCCTCTGCACGCTCGGCTCGCCGCACGCCGGCACCGTCGCGGCCCGGCTGCTGCCGACCGAGCTGGTCCGCCAGCTGCGGCCCGGGTCGTCGCTGATGACCGAGCTCGCCGAGCCCGCGCCGGGCATCCGGACTCGGTTCGTGTCCTTCTGGTCCGACCTCGACCAGCTCATCGTCCCCAAGCGCTCCGCCCGCCTCGACCACCCCGACCTGTCGGTCCGCAACGTCCTGCTGCGCGGCGTCGGCCACATGTCGCTGCCGATCGACGGCCGGGTCGTCCACGAGATCGCGACGCTGCTCAGCCACCTCGACCACGACGGCGCGACGATCCTGTCGGGGATCACCCCCATCGAGGCCACCGTGCCGGCCCCGGCGCCCGTTCCGGAGCCGCGCCGCACCCTGGCGGTCCTCGGCCGCCTGCGCCGGGGCACCGCCCCTGCCTGA
- a CDS encoding carboxyl transferase domain-containing protein, translating into MTTDWRAPLLEGAARVPVPFVGRDPGGWPGYSPRPAVTVWRLVSGPVAAAWDFSVFGGSFGEDDATALVAAADLARTERVPLVTLVRSGGTRLQEGMAALVGIPRARIALLALAAEGLPHLSVADVPTTGGVWISVASAADLRVAVEGATVGFAGPRVVEAVTGTLPLGDSHTAASAHRAGLVDAVLPGEDVPGWLARALDALSPGTPTPLTAAAAPHEVEQTSGWEQVRRARGRSVGGRALLAGLLTGAVDLCAPRGDSTVAAAVGRVAGLGVVGVALASEVGGRPTPDGYRLLTRAARFADRLGLPLLTLVDTPGAEPGTEAEEGGVAPAMGEALDAVLTCRSPTLSVVHGEGGSGGALAAAATDVVLLTDEAYFAAIGPEGASAALRRPPEECADLMGITPADLLRLGVADAVLAPADVAAEAGRRLGLLVAEAPGGRAVARRTRWSAPVRGSL; encoded by the coding sequence GTGACGACCGACTGGCGGGCACCGCTGCTCGAGGGTGCCGCGCGGGTGCCGGTCCCCTTCGTCGGGCGCGACCCGGGCGGGTGGCCCGGCTACTCCCCGCGGCCCGCCGTCACGGTCTGGCGGCTGGTCTCGGGCCCGGTCGCCGCGGCCTGGGACTTCTCGGTCTTCGGCGGCTCCTTCGGCGAGGACGACGCGACCGCGCTGGTCGCCGCCGCCGACCTCGCCCGCACCGAGCGGGTCCCGCTCGTCACCCTCGTCCGCTCCGGGGGTACCCGGCTGCAGGAGGGGATGGCCGCGCTCGTCGGCATCCCGCGGGCGCGGATCGCGCTGCTCGCCCTGGCCGCCGAGGGCCTGCCCCACCTGTCGGTCGCCGACGTCCCGACCACCGGCGGCGTCTGGATCTCGGTGGCCTCCGCAGCCGACCTGCGGGTCGCCGTCGAGGGCGCGACCGTCGGCTTCGCCGGGCCGCGCGTCGTCGAGGCCGTCACCGGCACGCTGCCGCTCGGGGACAGCCACACCGCCGCCTCCGCCCACCGCGCCGGCCTCGTCGACGCCGTCCTGCCCGGCGAGGACGTCCCCGGCTGGCTCGCCCGCGCGCTCGACGCCCTCTCCCCCGGGACACCCACACCCCTGACCGCTGCGGCCGCGCCGCACGAGGTCGAGCAGACCTCGGGGTGGGAGCAGGTACGCCGGGCCCGCGGGCGCTCCGTCGGCGGTCGCGCCCTGCTCGCGGGCCTGCTCACCGGCGCCGTCGACCTCTGCGCACCGCGCGGTGACAGCACCGTCGCTGCCGCCGTCGGGCGGGTCGCGGGCCTCGGTGTCGTCGGCGTCGCCCTGGCGTCGGAGGTCGGGGGCCGGCCGACCCCCGATGGCTACCGGCTGCTCACCCGCGCTGCCCGCTTCGCCGACCGGCTCGGGCTGCCGCTGCTCACCCTCGTCGACACGCCCGGGGCGGAGCCCGGCACCGAGGCCGAGGAGGGCGGGGTCGCGCCCGCCATGGGCGAGGCGCTCGACGCGGTCCTCACCTGCCGGTCCCCCACGCTGTCGGTGGTGCACGGCGAGGGCGGCTCGGGCGGTGCGCTCGCCGCCGCCGCCACCGACGTCGTGCTGCTCACCGACGAGGCCTACTTCGCCGCGATCGGGCCGGAAGGCGCGTCCGCCGCGCTCCGCCGGCCGCCCGAGGAGTGCGCCGACCTCATGGGCATCACCCCCGCCGACCTGCTGCGGCTCGGCGTCGCCGACGCTGTCCTCGCGCCCGCTGACGTGGCGGCCGAGGCCGGCCGGCGGCTCGGCCTGCTCGTCGCGGAGGCGCCCGGCGGGCGGGCCGTCGCGCGGCGTACGCGGTGGTCTGCCCCTGTTCGCGGATCGCTCTGA
- a CDS encoding M23 family metallopeptidase: MPSAHPPLAPHDADVLTDAAPDAATSAHSTAPAGPRRTVAVPAVLLVAGTLAMVGLAAPSSSGDDTVRVTAAAQTSTVIDLGAATAGKRLDLLDGPLPVVARPVKKAAPPRATRTRTRPKATPVERARYCRPNGGGISSNYGQRWGRMHKGVDFNGSYGSPIRAAAAGRVVSAGYDGGYGNLVTVRHSDGTVTAYAHMSKILIRGGRVDACDTLGYVGSTGNSTGPHLHFEVRVGGGTTSPLRWLRAHGVRV; this comes from the coding sequence TTGCCCTCCGCACACCCCCCGCTCGCCCCGCACGACGCCGACGTCCTCACCGACGCAGCGCCTGACGCGGCCACCTCCGCCCACAGCACCGCCCCCGCCGGCCCCCGCCGGACCGTTGCGGTGCCTGCCGTCCTGCTCGTCGCCGGCACCCTCGCCATGGTCGGCCTCGCCGCCCCGAGCAGCTCCGGCGACGACACCGTCCGCGTCACCGCCGCCGCGCAGACCAGCACCGTGATCGACCTCGGCGCGGCCACCGCAGGCAAGCGCCTCGACCTGCTCGACGGCCCGCTGCCGGTCGTCGCGCGCCCCGTCAAGAAGGCCGCGCCGCCGCGGGCCACCCGCACCCGCACCCGCCCGAAGGCCACACCGGTCGAGCGCGCCCGCTACTGCCGCCCCAACGGCGGCGGCATCTCCAGCAACTACGGCCAGCGCTGGGGCCGCATGCACAAGGGCGTCGACTTCAACGGCTCCTACGGCTCGCCGATCCGAGCGGCCGCGGCCGGCCGCGTCGTCAGCGCGGGCTACGACGGCGGCTACGGCAACCTCGTGACCGTCCGCCACAGCGACGGCACTGTCACCGCCTACGCCCACATGAGCAAGATCCTGATCCGCGGTGGCCGGGTCGACGCCTGCGACACCCTCGGCTACGTCGGCTCGACCGGCAACAGCACCGGCCCGCACCTGCACTTCGAGGTCCGCGTCGGCGGCGGCACCACGAGCCCGCTGCGCTGGCTGCGCGCGCACGGCGTCCGCGTCTAA
- a CDS encoding cobalamin B12-binding domain-containing protein, which translates to MTTTSRIRVVVAKPGLDGHDRGAKVVARALRDAGMEVIYTGLHQTPEQIVETTIQEDADCVGLSILSGAHLTLMPRVVELLRARGADDVVVFGGGIIPEDDIPVLEAAGVTKIFTAGASPKAIVEWVRESVGSATAS; encoded by the coding sequence ATGACCACCACGTCCCGCATCCGCGTGGTCGTCGCGAAGCCCGGTCTGGACGGCCACGACCGCGGTGCCAAGGTCGTCGCGCGCGCCCTGCGCGACGCCGGCATGGAGGTCATCTACACCGGGCTGCACCAGACGCCGGAGCAGATCGTCGAGACGACGATCCAGGAGGACGCGGACTGCGTCGGCCTGTCGATCCTCTCGGGCGCCCACCTGACCTTGATGCCCCGCGTCGTCGAGCTGCTGCGCGCCCGCGGCGCCGACGACGTGGTCGTCTTCGGCGGCGGCATCATCCCGGAGGACGACATCCCGGTCCTCGAGGCCGCCGGCGTCACCAAGATCTTCACCGCCGGCGCGTCGCCGAAGGCCATCGTCGAGTGGGTCCGCGAGAGCGTCGGCAGCGCGACCGCTAGCTGA
- a CDS encoding CocE/NonD family hydrolase — protein sequence MRLALLLSAAVLTAGVATASPAGALDEFTVTPALVTVTDGPADDHQVDIDTDLYVPVSATAATPQPAMLITHGFGLSKSAPEVVAQASYFARHGYVVLTWTSAGFGGSGGCITLHQADYDGKAARQLVDVLAARPEVLKDARGPVVGTVGGSYGGGGQLVHAGIDDRVRAAAPGRTWNLLQYSLYPNNWVKPGDPTGFSHQLHEQGVFKAQWTTLLFAAGNTQPVGGIPPTGAMNGNCPGDKLSSADPVLVAGTPCVGFTVEVCEVFARIVATGDASAEDRALLGRASAATYVPELDIPVLFVQGQRDTLFNVNDALATYTALKARGKTVKMVWNSGGHGGYTSLPGECEVYGGGTGGEGFAGLEGCYLTSRTLAFFDSALRGKADPFPSFSWHRDWTPEATGASNASQYAAAAAYPAMPSTTFTLSGTDALVTAGATTGSAMFLNPPGGQPAAFTETSNFTGDGTDPRQPSEQPGQSVSFTSEPFATDTESVGVPSATLRLSHVAPTDLVMFGKVYDVAPDGSSELIHRLIAPARIPTAALESPVTIQLLGFAHRFDAGHSVRLTLAATDMTSRNNLVADAITVTTGPGSTFSLPMRAAAAAPPVVTPPAGPPAVPPAAPPAAPSPTLPSTGLPATLPAAAALLVVAGVAVRRRLASH from the coding sequence CGACCGCGGCGACCCCGCAGCCGGCGATGCTCATCACCCACGGCTTCGGGCTGTCGAAGTCCGCGCCCGAGGTCGTGGCGCAGGCCAGCTACTTCGCCCGCCACGGCTACGTCGTGCTGACCTGGACCAGCGCCGGTTTCGGCGGCTCGGGCGGCTGCATCACGCTGCACCAGGCCGACTACGACGGGAAGGCCGCGCGGCAGCTCGTCGACGTCCTCGCCGCCCGCCCTGAGGTACTGAAGGACGCGCGCGGTCCGGTGGTGGGCACGGTCGGCGGCTCCTACGGCGGCGGCGGCCAGCTCGTCCACGCCGGCATCGACGACCGGGTCCGGGCCGCCGCGCCGGGCCGCACCTGGAACCTCCTGCAGTACTCCCTCTACCCCAACAACTGGGTCAAGCCCGGCGACCCGACCGGCTTCTCCCACCAGCTCCACGAGCAGGGCGTTTTCAAGGCGCAGTGGACGACGCTGCTCTTCGCCGCGGGCAACACCCAGCCCGTCGGCGGGATCCCCCCGACGGGAGCGATGAACGGGAACTGCCCCGGCGACAAGCTCTCCTCGGCCGACCCCGTTCTGGTGGCAGGCACCCCCTGCGTCGGCTTCACCGTCGAGGTCTGCGAGGTCTTCGCGCGCATCGTCGCGACCGGCGACGCCTCCGCCGAGGACCGCGCACTGCTCGGCCGGGCGTCTGCCGCCACCTATGTCCCCGAGCTCGACATCCCGGTCCTGTTCGTCCAGGGCCAGCGCGACACGCTGTTCAACGTCAACGACGCGCTCGCGACCTACACCGCCCTGAAGGCCCGCGGCAAGACCGTCAAGATGGTCTGGAACTCCGGCGGGCACGGCGGCTACACCAGCCTGCCCGGCGAGTGCGAGGTCTACGGCGGCGGGACGGGCGGCGAGGGCTTCGCCGGCCTCGAGGGCTGCTACCTCACCAGCCGCACGCTGGCCTTCTTCGACAGCGCGCTGCGCGGCAAGGCCGACCCCTTCCCGAGCTTCAGCTGGCACCGCGACTGGACCCCCGAGGCCACCGGGGCGAGCAACGCCAGCCAGTACGCCGCTGCCGCTGCCTACCCCGCGATGCCCTCGACGACCTTCACGCTCTCGGGGACGGACGCCCTGGTGACCGCCGGCGCGACCACTGGCAGCGCGATGTTCCTCAACCCGCCCGGCGGCCAGCCCGCGGCCTTCACCGAGACGTCGAACTTCACCGGTGACGGCACCGACCCGCGCCAGCCCTCCGAGCAGCCGGGCCAGTCGGTGTCGTTCACGTCCGAGCCCTTCGCCACCGACACCGAGTCGGTCGGCGTCCCGTCGGCCACCCTGCGGCTGTCGCACGTCGCGCCCACCGACCTCGTCATGTTCGGCAAGGTCTACGACGTCGCCCCCGACGGCTCGAGCGAGCTCATCCACCGGCTCATCGCCCCGGCGCGCATCCCCACTGCGGCGCTCGAGTCGCCCGTCACGATCCAGCTGCTCGGCTTCGCGCACCGCTTCGACGCCGGCCACTCGGTGCGGCTCACCCTGGCGGCGACCGACATGACGTCGCGCAACAACCTGGTCGCCGACGCGATCACGGTGACGACCGGTCCGGGCTCGACCTTCTCGCTCCCGATGCGCGCCGCCGCAGCCGCACCCCCGGTCGTGACGCCCCCCGCCGGACCTCCTGCCGTGCCGCCCGCCGCCCCGCCCGCCGCACCGTCTCCGACCCTGCCCAGCACCGGCCTGCCCGCCACCCTGCCCGCAGCCGCAGCCCTGCTCGTGGTGGCAGGGGTCGCGGTCCGCCGCCGGTTAGCCAGCCACTAG